A genomic window from Deinococcus ruber includes:
- a CDS encoding GGDEF domain-containing protein, protein MAYRLYMGGVGAPAGMAGLLICVISASAFRSRFRRTVITWHDLWVPVVIFATTDLTMLLVPERGLQLFSAAYLPAVIAQSLGLLLVFAVLQSHFNVIGTTLEFEQLAYRDGLTGALNRRAFERDLKAQGEAPSHLLLLDLDHFKRINDQRGHPFGDRVLTQMSELLHDTVLDHGPVYRIGGEEFAVMIKTADPHGAVAVAERIRQRVETQLSSHVGATELPITVSIGLTPWLCSGGQTFRQADELLYSAKQNGRNRVMMAGM, encoded by the coding sequence ATGGCGTACCGGTTGTACATGGGTGGTGTGGGCGCCCCCGCGGGGATGGCAGGCCTGCTGATCTGCGTGATCAGTGCGTCGGCCTTCCGATCGCGCTTTCGGCGGACCGTCATCACCTGGCACGACCTATGGGTGCCGGTCGTCATCTTCGCGACGACCGACCTCACGATGTTGCTGGTACCCGAACGGGGTCTCCAGCTGTTTTCAGCAGCGTACCTTCCAGCGGTGATCGCACAAAGTCTCGGCCTGCTGCTGGTCTTCGCCGTGTTACAGAGCCACTTCAACGTCATCGGGACCACCCTGGAGTTCGAGCAGTTGGCGTATCGTGACGGTCTTACGGGCGCGCTTAACCGCCGCGCCTTTGAACGGGACCTCAAGGCCCAGGGTGAGGCGCCGTCGCACCTCCTGCTCCTGGATCTCGATCACTTCAAGCGCATCAACGATCAGCGCGGACATCCTTTTGGCGACCGGGTGCTGACGCAGATGAGTGAATTGCTGCATGACACGGTCCTTGATCACGGTCCGGTGTACCGCATTGGCGGTGAGGAATTCGCGGTCATGATCAAGACGGCCGATCCTCATGGTGCGGTCGCCGTCGCGGAGCGGATCCGGCAGCGAGTGGAAACCCAGCTCAGTTCCCACGTCGGCGCGACGGAATTGCCAATCACCGTGTCGATCGGCCTCACGCCCTGGCTCTGCAGTGGAGGTCAGACGTTTCGTCAGGCAGACGAACTGCTGTACAGCGCGAAGCAAAACGGTCGCAACCGGGTGATGATGGCCGGGATGTGA
- a CDS encoding antibiotic biosynthesis monooxygenase family protein, with amino-acid sequence MIVEFVDIRIRPGENASFEDAIQQAISNLIGRVQGFQSYQIHRGIESPERYMLQACWDTLEDHTVKFRQGPLYAEWLAVIRPFAAAQPNVEHFAPVP; translated from the coding sequence ATGATTGTAGAATTTGTTGACATCCGCATTCGCCCCGGAGAGAACGCCTCGTTTGAGGACGCCATTCAGCAGGCCATTTCGAATCTGATTGGGCGCGTCCAAGGTTTTCAGAGTTACCAGATCCATCGCGGGATCGAATCGCCCGAACGGTACATGCTCCAGGCTTGCTGGGACACGCTGGAAGACCATACGGTCAAGTTCCGGCAGGGGCCGCTCTATGCCGAGTGGCTCGCAGTCATTCGGCCGTTTGCCGCTGCGCAACCCAACGTCGAACATTTTGCGCCGGTGCCTTGA
- a CDS encoding TetR/AcrR family transcriptional regulator: MVHHRLQEAALELFLEFGYDQVTTTEIATRAGVTQRTFFRHFADKRDILFEREETLCAVLTAAVASAPPHLTPVHVLLNAFQSAEPMLEAHRAFVEPRYAVIAATPALSERELTKVATLTALLAAALEQRAVEPGLATLIVQTSLAAMNHATKRWLTDRSCRLSVHLDRSFALLSQLFADSQPQEAERANQVTPTARNG; encoded by the coding sequence GTGGTACACCATCGGTTACAGGAAGCCGCCCTGGAGTTATTCCTTGAGTTCGGCTACGATCAGGTCACGACCACCGAGATTGCAACGCGGGCAGGCGTGACTCAGCGCACGTTTTTTCGGCATTTTGCAGACAAGCGGGACATCCTGTTCGAGCGCGAAGAGACGCTGTGTGCTGTTCTCACGGCTGCGGTTGCAAGTGCGCCGCCTCACCTGACACCGGTACACGTGCTGTTGAACGCCTTCCAGAGTGCGGAACCCATGCTGGAGGCACACCGTGCCTTCGTGGAGCCCCGGTACGCGGTCATCGCCGCCACGCCAGCCCTGAGCGAGCGGGAACTGACCAAGGTGGCCACACTCACCGCGCTACTGGCCGCGGCGTTGGAGCAACGTGCCGTCGAGCCGGGCCTCGCGACCCTCATTGTTCAGACCAGCCTGGCAGCCATGAACCACGCGACGAAACGGTGGCTGACCGATCGGTCATGCAGATTGAGTGTCCACCTTGATCGCAGCTTTGCACTGCTTTCGCAATTGTTTGCTGATAGTCAGCCACAGGAGGCTGAAAGAGCTAATCAAGTCACGCCCACCGCTAGAAACGGCTGA
- a CDS encoding response regulator transcription factor, which yields MTPHHLLLIEDDDDIARLLHFDLTDAGYVVTRAGSIITGLTQAREQTPDLVLLDLGLPDGDGRDILRRLRKNSEVPIIVLTARDAVDEKVELLTLGANDYVVKPFALPELLARIGVQLRDGGGAILELRELTVHVEQHLVLYRGQEVGLSPTEFELLTLLMQEPGRVFSRQELLQKTKTKGALGADSNVITVHMANLRSKLHDIGAHTYLRTVQRYGYALRSDSMNDVP from the coding sequence ATGACCCCGCATCACCTCCTGCTCATCGAAGATGACGACGATATCGCTCGTCTCCTGCACTTCGACCTGACGGACGCAGGGTATGTTGTCACACGGGCGGGCTCCATCATCACCGGCCTCACGCAGGCACGCGAACAGACTCCAGACTTGGTGCTGCTGGACCTCGGACTGCCCGATGGAGATGGGCGCGACATCCTGAGGCGGCTGCGCAAAAACAGCGAGGTGCCGATCATCGTGCTGACAGCCCGTGATGCCGTGGATGAAAAAGTCGAACTGTTGACGCTGGGAGCGAACGATTACGTCGTTAAGCCGTTCGCGCTCCCAGAGCTCCTGGCACGCATCGGTGTGCAGTTGCGCGATGGGGGAGGGGCGATTCTTGAACTGCGGGAATTAACCGTTCATGTGGAGCAGCACCTCGTATTGTATCGAGGGCAGGAAGTTGGCTTGTCGCCCACCGAATTCGAACTTCTGACGCTCCTGATGCAAGAGCCTGGGCGCGTGTTTTCACGCCAGGAACTCCTGCAAAAAACAAAAACAAAGGGTGCGCTCGGGGCGGACAGCAATGTCATCACGGTGCATATGGCCAACCTCCGCAGTAAACTCCACGACATCGGCGCACACACCTATCTGCGCACGGTGCAGCGATATGGGTATGCCCTCCGTAGCGATTCGATGAACGACGTCCCATAA
- a CDS encoding NAD(P)-binding domain-containing protein, whose product MTSSDVPIPSRSPEETPDTELLIIGAGPFGLALAAYSQHLGIPHRVVGRPMEFWHTNMPEGMYLRSACDWHLDPTGHATIERFLSERGQTSAEVEPLSRAFYLAYTEWFQQQKKIDPVPEYVQQLDSLKPDGHLFRATLEDGQSITARNVALAVGFKYFKYEPQDLLERLPAGRFSHTCDLVDFNSLAGKRVLILGGRQSAFEWAALLHEAGASAVHVSHRHDSPAFAAADWSWVGPLVEAMVDDPAWFRRLSPQEQQEVSHRLWSEGRLKVEPWLESRVRHDSVHLWPRTELASCEELKDGTLRVTLHSGESVEIDHIVLATGYRVRLEQVPFLAAGNLLSQLPTHDGFPALDEHFQTSVPGLYITSLAAGQAFGPFFGFTISVRTSARLIGQAVSDALRLSPQPSHSSEGSL is encoded by the coding sequence ATGACGAGCAGTGACGTTCCAATTCCTTCCAGAAGCCCGGAGGAGACGCCAGATACTGAGCTGCTGATCATCGGAGCTGGTCCATTCGGGCTGGCGCTGGCGGCCTACAGTCAGCACCTGGGCATCCCACACCGCGTCGTCGGCAGGCCAATGGAGTTCTGGCACACCAATATGCCGGAAGGGATGTACCTGCGCTCGGCCTGCGACTGGCATCTCGACCCCACCGGCCACGCCACCATCGAACGGTTCCTGAGCGAGCGTGGCCAAACGTCAGCCGAAGTCGAACCGCTGTCCCGGGCGTTCTATCTGGCGTACACCGAGTGGTTTCAGCAGCAAAAAAAGATCGACCCGGTGCCCGAGTATGTCCAGCAGCTCGACAGCTTAAAGCCGGACGGTCATCTGTTCCGCGCCACGCTGGAGGACGGTCAGAGCATCACCGCGCGAAACGTGGCGCTGGCGGTCGGCTTCAAGTATTTCAAGTATGAGCCGCAGGACCTCCTGGAGCGCCTGCCGGCTGGCCGCTTCTCTCACACCTGCGATCTGGTGGACTTCAACAGCCTGGCCGGAAAACGGGTGTTGATCCTGGGTGGACGGCAGAGCGCCTTCGAGTGGGCAGCGCTGCTGCACGAGGCCGGGGCGAGCGCTGTGCATGTTTCCCACCGGCACGACAGCCCAGCCTTTGCTGCTGCCGATTGGTCCTGGGTGGGACCACTGGTCGAGGCAATGGTGGACGACCCCGCCTGGTTTCGGAGGCTGTCGCCGCAGGAGCAGCAGGAGGTGTCTCACCGCCTGTGGTCAGAGGGCCGCCTTAAAGTTGAACCCTGGCTGGAATCGCGGGTGCGGCACGACAGCGTTCACCTGTGGCCCAGAACGGAACTGGCCTCCTGTGAGGAATTGAAGGACGGGACGTTGCGGGTTACGTTACACAGCGGTGAATCTGTAGAGATTGATCACATCGTGCTCGCGACGGGCTACCGAGTTCGGCTGGAGCAGGTACCGTTTTTGGCGGCTGGTAATTTGCTGTCTCAGCTCCCGACCCACGACGGATTTCCAGCACTGGACGAGCACTTCCAGACGTCAGTGCCCGGCCTGTACATCACCAGTCTGGCGGCTGGGCAGGCATTCGGGCCGTTTTTCGGCTTCACCATTTCGGTCCGCACGTCGGCCCGGCTGATCGGTCAGGCTGTCTCCGACGCACTCAGGCTCAGTCCTCAGCCTTCCCATTCCTCGGAAGGCTCCCTCTGA
- the tnpC gene encoding IS66 family transposase, with amino-acid sequence MIAQNAALQAENARLKKRIEELERRARNYAAPFSREQQTADPQSPGRRPGEGTFAHKAPPTPQQITATVQVDTPNTCVRCGFMGPLILTRHDKAWVTELTPQNAIQVTEYTVPVMACPQCHHRVRGDHPDLHADQRGATAHRLGPMLHATLQTLHHEVGLPVRRIGRVMHLLGGIHITQGAITQAAQRLAADGSPLAAHVDALQTHVQQAPFVHHDDIGWRIGTQNAWVGVFRSADTVVFRANLRHTNVDVRDGLGQNFAGVLVSDRFASYDSRFLQDVRQQKCLVHLIRNADEVAAGEQGRPGRGELYGLRVAQVFREGVRLHRDVTKGVYTRAAYAQQGEELTLRLNTLLNRAPLKSNANERLRPGILKQDVLDRVWRFLKDPDIPPTNNAAERSLRTVVMARNVSQCSKNAVGAQTYMRIKSTVETARLRGQDPVANLTSVTR; translated from the coding sequence TTGATCGCGCAGAACGCCGCACTCCAGGCTGAGAACGCACGCCTCAAGAAGCGCATTGAAGAACTGGAACGACGGGCCCGCAACTACGCCGCTCCGTTCAGCCGGGAGCAGCAGACGGCCGATCCTCAATCACCAGGACGGCGTCCTGGTGAAGGTACGTTCGCGCACAAGGCACCACCCACGCCGCAACAGATCACAGCGACCGTGCAGGTCGACACACCAAACACCTGTGTGCGCTGTGGGTTCATGGGACCGCTGATCTTGACCCGTCACGACAAGGCCTGGGTCACGGAACTCACCCCCCAGAACGCCATACAGGTCACCGAATACACCGTGCCCGTCATGGCATGCCCCCAGTGTCATCACAGGGTGCGGGGTGATCATCCTGACCTGCACGCCGATCAGAGAGGCGCCACCGCCCATCGACTCGGACCCATGCTGCATGCCACCCTTCAGACCCTCCATCACGAGGTGGGCCTGCCCGTCCGTCGAATCGGGCGAGTCATGCACCTCCTCGGCGGCATCCACATCACGCAGGGTGCGATCACGCAAGCCGCACAGCGGCTTGCCGCCGACGGCAGCCCGCTCGCCGCTCACGTAGATGCCCTGCAGACACACGTGCAACAGGCACCGTTCGTCCATCACGACGACATCGGCTGGCGGATCGGCACCCAGAACGCCTGGGTGGGGGTCTTCCGGAGTGCGGACACTGTGGTGTTCCGCGCGAACCTGCGGCACACGAACGTGGACGTCCGGGACGGGTTGGGACAGAACTTTGCCGGCGTCCTGGTCAGTGACCGCTTCGCTTCGTACGACAGCCGGTTCCTGCAGGATGTCCGGCAGCAGAAGTGCTTGGTGCACCTGATCCGCAACGCGGATGAGGTCGCAGCCGGGGAGCAGGGTCGACCTGGGCGTGGAGAGCTGTACGGACTGCGGGTCGCGCAGGTGTTCCGGGAGGGCGTCCGATTGCACCGGGACGTGACGAAAGGCGTGTATACGCGGGCGGCATATGCGCAGCAGGGTGAGGAACTCACCCTGCGCCTCAACACCCTACTGAACCGAGCACCGCTGAAATCGAACGCGAACGAGCGACTCCGACCGGGGATCTTGAAACAGGACGTGCTGGACAGGGTGTGGCGGTTCCTGAAGGACCCGGATATTCCACCGACGAACAACGCGGCGGAACGGAGCCTGCGGACCGTGGTGATGGCGAGGAACGTCTCGCAGTGCAGCAAGAACGCAGTGGGCGCGCAGACCTACATGCGCATCAAGTCCACCGTGGAGACCGCGCGGTTGCGCGGTCAGGACCCGGTTGCGAACCTGACCAGCGTTACCCGTTGA
- a CDS encoding DDE transposase family protein — translation MTALMDEEARQLNGTAVRRRTGVDPETFAQIEAAIHDREANTRTSGRPPALPMGAHRLLTLECWQEDRTFFPLGQAWRRHETTVLRTVVRVKDALRQSGRCSLPGKKTLRIPTRWG, via the coding sequence ATGACGGCGTTGATGGATGAAGAAGCGCGACAGCTGAATGGGACGGCTGTTCGCCGACGCACTGGGGTCGATCCGGAGACCTTCGCTCAGATAGAAGCGGCTATCCACGACCGAGAGGCCAACACACGCACGTCGGGACGCCCGCCGGCCTTACCGATGGGCGCGCACCGGCTGTTGACGCTGGAATGCTGGCAGGAAGATCGGACGTTCTTCCCGCTGGGTCAGGCGTGGCGGAGGCATGAAACGACGGTGCTGCGAACCGTCGTCCGGGTGAAAGACGCGCTGCGGCAGAGTGGGCGCTGTTCCCTGCCTGGCAAGAAGACCTTGAGGATACCGACACGGTGGGGATAG
- a CDS encoding RCC1 domain-containing protein has protein sequence MNRAALTLLLPTLLLAACAQPAATVTPPSTATTNQTPSSGYTIHFQNVGASDFSASVESALQSQGLVIVNPDANSPANPAFTFQRISALTFVIGGTRYVQASFRVTNKTGVTLNSLKFVPVVPNGGSTPFSSVTYYDGSDASSKAASLTTGQATRLDTATQTVQTDAGASPYLTGLDVSNVDTSGLNVASVKNVGWQVASTFAPGASAYVTFAVSLPADANPKNDPFNFSLNVVAAQEGLSLTSEVQQYNPTTKTYGNYTQFPTIGNQSLPAFYDLKLLDRNGVSVSAVLCSNDGAAITNISSPSFPNRFRVTVKALGAHTLQMYSGTTCPAAAGRPLLSQPVTGVGPKVVPVAAGSLHSLAIKADGTVQSWGENSYGQLGNGTTTNSKVPVTVSGLTNVVAVAGGTYHSLALTSGGTVQSWGFNGLGDLGNGTTTDSTVPVTVSGLTKVVAVASGSVHSLALKADGTVQSWGDNSKGQLGNGTTTSSTVPVTVSGLTDVVAVASGGGNHSLALKADGTVLSWGENSSGQLGNGTTITSTVPVTVSGLTNVVAVASGAGHSLVLKTDGTVQSWGSNTGGQLGNGASPKADSSYPNSSVPVTVLNLSNVVAVASGGGNHSLALNADGTVQSWGLNTNGQLGNGTTNGPLGNFPVYGFAVPAPVSNLSNVVALAGGGSHSLALKADGTMQGWGYNFYGQLGNNSTTQSTVPTPVSISGVAQPTP, from the coding sequence ATGAACAGAGCCGCGCTGACCCTCCTGCTGCCCACCCTCCTGCTCGCCGCCTGCGCTCAGCCCGCTGCCACCGTCACCCCGCCCAGCACCGCGACCACGAACCAGACGCCCAGCAGCGGCTATACCATCCACTTCCAGAATGTCGGCGCGTCCGATTTCAGTGCCAGCGTCGAGTCGGCCCTCCAGTCGCAGGGACTGGTGATCGTCAATCCCGACGCCAACTCGCCCGCCAACCCCGCCTTCACGTTCCAGCGCATCTCCGCCCTCACCTTCGTGATCGGCGGCACCCGGTACGTGCAGGCCAGCTTCAGGGTGACGAACAAGACCGGCGTCACGCTGAACAGCCTGAAATTTGTGCCGGTGGTGCCGAACGGTGGCAGCACGCCTTTTAGCAGCGTCACCTACTACGACGGCTCCGACGCCAGCAGCAAAGCGGCCAGCCTGACCACCGGGCAGGCGACCCGTCTCGACACCGCGACCCAAACGGTCCAGACCGATGCCGGGGCCAGTCCCTATCTGACGGGGCTGGACGTGAGCAACGTGGATACCAGCGGGCTGAACGTAGCGAGCGTGAAGAACGTCGGCTGGCAGGTCGCCAGCACCTTCGCGCCGGGGGCGAGCGCGTATGTCACCTTCGCCGTCAGCCTGCCCGCCGACGCCAACCCGAAGAACGACCCTTTCAATTTCAGCCTCAACGTGGTGGCGGCACAGGAGGGCCTCAGCCTCACGTCGGAGGTGCAGCAGTACAACCCCACCACCAAGACCTACGGCAATTACACGCAATTCCCGACCATTGGCAATCAGAGTCTGCCCGCCTTCTACGACCTGAAACTGCTCGACCGGAACGGCGTGAGCGTGTCGGCGGTGCTGTGCAGCAACGACGGCGCGGCCATCACCAACATCAGCTCACCCAGCTTCCCCAACCGTTTCCGCGTGACCGTGAAAGCGTTGGGGGCGCACACGTTGCAGATGTACAGCGGCACGACCTGCCCCGCCGCTGCCGGAAGGCCGCTGCTGAGTCAGCCGGTCACGGGCGTGGGGCCGAAGGTCGTGCCGGTCGCCGCTGGATCCTTGCACAGTCTGGCCATCAAAGCCGACGGCACGGTGCAGAGCTGGGGCGAGAACTCCTATGGTCAACTGGGTAACGGGACGACCACAAACAGCAAGGTGCCGGTCACGGTCAGTGGACTGACGAACGTGGTCGCGGTCGCGGGCGGCACGTACCATAGCCTGGCCCTCACCTCGGGCGGCACGGTGCAGAGTTGGGGCTTTAACGGTCTTGGGGATCTGGGCAACGGCACGACCACCGACAGCACGGTGCCGGTCACGGTGAGTGGCCTGACAAAGGTGGTGGCGGTGGCGAGTGGGAGTGTCCACAGTCTGGCCCTGAAAGCCGACGGCACGGTGCAGAGCTGGGGTGACAACTCCAAGGGGCAACTGGGCAACGGCACCACCACAAGCAGCACGGTACCGGTCACGGTGAGTGGCCTGACGGATGTGGTGGCGGTGGCGAGTGGCGGCGGGAATCACAGTCTGGCCCTGAAAGCCGACGGCACGGTGCTGAGCTGGGGCGAGAACAGTTCCGGGCAACTGGGCAACGGTACCACCATAACCAGCACGGTGCCGGTCACGGTGAGCGGACTGACGAACGTGGTGGCGGTGGCGAGCGGTGCGGGTCATAGCCTGGTTCTCAAGACTGACGGCACCGTGCAGAGCTGGGGGAGCAACACGGGCGGACAACTGGGCAACGGGGCGTCTCCTAAGGCCGACTCGTCGTACCCCAACAGCAGCGTGCCGGTCACGGTGCTGAACCTCTCGAATGTGGTGGCGGTGGCGAGTGGCGGCGGGAATCACAGTCTGGCCCTGAACGCCGATGGCACGGTGCAGAGTTGGGGCCTCAATACCAACGGGCAACTGGGCAATGGCACCACCAACGGGCCACTGGGCAATTTCCCCGTCTACGGCTTCGCCGTGCCGGCCCCGGTGTCGAACCTCTCGAATGTGGTGGCCCTGGCGGGCGGTGGCAGCCATAGTCTGGCCCTCAAGGCTGACGGCACTATGCAGGGCTGGGGGTACAACTTCTACGGCCAACTGGGCAACAACAGCACGACGCAGAGTACCGTGCCCACTCCTGTCTCGATCAGCGGGGTCGCTCAGCCCACGCCCTGA
- a CDS encoding IS66 family transposase, with translation MSATPCCAYALLNRAPLKSSANERLRLGILKKRVLDRVWRFLKDPDSPPTNNAAERSLRTVVMARKVSQCSKHEVGAQTYMRIKSTVETARLRGQDPVAVLTGLMR, from the coding sequence GTGAGTGCCACACCCTGCTGCGCGTACGCCCTGCTGAATCGGGCGCCGCTGAAGTCGAGTGCAAACGAACGACTCCGACTGGGAATCCTGAAGAAGCGCGTGCTGGATCGGGTGTGGCGGTTCCTGAAGGACCCGGATAGTCCACCGACGAACAACGCAGCGGAACGGAGCCTGCGGACGGTGGTGATGGCGAGGAAGGTCTCGCAGTGCAGCAAACATGAGGTGGGTGCGCAGACGTACATGCGGATCAAGTCCACCGTGGAGACCGCGCGGTTGCGCGGTCAGGACCCCGTCGCGGTCCTGACCGGCCTGATGCGCTGA